Proteins from a single region of Pyrus communis chromosome 6, drPyrComm1.1, whole genome shotgun sequence:
- the LOC137737296 gene encoding transmembrane emp24 domain-containing protein p24beta3-like produces MEGRARGLTLIGLLLVSFVGKIASLSVTVNDVECVYEYVLYEGDTVSGNFVVVDHDIFWGADHPGLDLIVTSPGDNTVHTSKGTSGDKFEFKAPRSGMYKFCFHNPYSTPETVSFNIHVGHIPNEHNIAKDEHLDPINVKIAELREALESVTLEQKYLKARDVRHRHTNESTRRRVVLYTVGEYLALAAASALQVVYIRKLFSKSVAYNRV; encoded by the exons atggagggaaggGCGAGGGGTTTGACGCTGATTGGCCTTCTTTTGGTGAGCTTCGTCGGAAAGATCGCATCGCTATCGGTGACAGTGAACGACGTTGAATGCGTGTACGAGTACGTGCTTTACGAAGGCGATACCGTTTCGGGCAACTTCGTGGTCGTCGATCACGATATTTTCTGGGGCGCCGATCATCCCGGCCTCGATTTAATC GTGACATCTCCTGGGGATAATACGGTGCACACTTCAAAGGGAACATCTGGTGATAAGTTTGAGTTTAAAGCCCCAAGAAGCGGAATgtacaaattttgttttcacaATCCTTACTCAACACCAGAGACTGTTTCTTTTAACATACATGTTGGTCATATTCCCAACGAGCACAATATTGCCAAAGATG AACATCTAGACCCAATAAATGTTAAAATTGCTGAGCTTAGAGAAGCATTGGAGTCAGTTACATTAGAGCAGAAGTACTTGAAAGCACGTGATGTTCGACATCGTCATA CAAATGAGAGCACAAGGAGGCGGGTTGTGTTGTATACAGTGGGAGAGTATCTTGCGCTAGCTGCTGCGAGTGCCTTGCAAGTCGTTTACATTCGCAAACTTTTCAGCAAATCGGTTGCATACAATCGGGTTTGA
- the LOC137737062 gene encoding perakine reductase-like — protein sequence MEDKSQIQIPLVKLGSQGLEVSRLGYGCGGLSGTYNGNKAPLSDEAGCTIIKEAFDRGITFFDTSDLYGLNHHNEILLGAALKRLPREKVQLATKFGIAMSGNYDFRVNGNPEYVRSCCEASLKRLDVSYIDLYYQHRVDVSVPIEDTMGELKKLVNEGKIRYIGLSEASADTITRAHAVHPITAVQMEYSLWSREIENEIIPLCRKLGIGIVSYSPLGRGFFGGKAIVESLPEESLLYTHPRFNGENLEKNKLLYGKFASLATQHACTAPQLALAWLLHQDNYNVPIPGTTQVKNLDINIGSLNVKLTDEDLKEISDGVPSDEVGGDREFELFAKYVWNYANTPSK from the exons ATGGAGGACAAGTCACAGATTCAAATCCCACTAGTTAAACTAGGTAGTCAGGGCTTGGAG GTTTCTAGACTGGGTTATGGATGTGGGGGACTATCTGGGACATACAATGGCAACAAAGCTCCGCTCTCTGATGAAGCTGGATGTACAATTATTAAGGAAGCATTTGATAGGGGCATCACCTTCTTTGATACTTCAGATCTTTACGGCCTTAATCATCACAACGAAATCTTGCTTGGAGCC GCTTTGAAACGGCTTCCTAGAGAGAAAGTTCAATTGGCTACAAAATTTGGCATTGCCATGTCAGGAAACTATGACTTTCGGGTGAATGGGAACCCGGAATATGTGAGGTCATGCTGTGAAGCTAGTCTTAAGCGGCTGGATGTCAGCTACATCGATCTCTACTATCAGCACCGCGTTGATGTTTCAGTGCCAATTGAGGATACT ATGGGGGAGCTTAAGAAGCTGGTAAATGAAGGAAAAATCCGATACATTGGTCTGTCAGAAGCTAGTGCTGACACAATAACTAGAGCTCATGCTGTTCATCCCATCACTGCTGTGCAAATGGAGTATTCTCTGTGGAGTCGTGAAATCGAAAATGAGATTATTCCCCTTTGCCG GAAACTTGGAATCGGGATAGTGTCATATAGTCCACTTGGTCGTGGATTCTTCGGTGGGAAGGCAATTGTAGAGAGCTTGCCTGAAGAGAGTTTGCTG TATACACATCCGAGGTTCAATGGCGAGAATTTGGAAAAGAACAAACTACTGTATGGCAAATTTGCCAGCCTTGCAACACAGCATGCCTGCACTGCTCCTCAATTAGCTCTAGCATGGCTTCTTCATCAGGACAATTATAATGTCCCAATCCCTG GGACAACTCAAGTTAAGAACCTTGATATCAACATTGGATCGTTGAATGTGAAGCTTACGGATGAGGACTTGAAAGAAATTTCTGATGGTGTGCCCAGTGATGAAGTTGGTGGTGACCGAGAATTTGAACTTTTTGCAAAATATGTCTGGAACTATGCAAATACCCCATCAAAGTAA
- the LOC137736135 gene encoding uncharacterized protein, giving the protein MSHANLMNSYFNPNSVYTEEDIMRRFRMRRHVFERLLHDVQQVNPYFLQKRGRAGRPDFSPYQKVTVAFRMIAYGSPADSMDETHGMSKSTCLDTLQQFCDIILQVYKDEYLREPNQEDLNRLIRKAEDRAFPGMIGSLDCMHWDWKNYPTGWQGGFSGKSRKPTVVLEAAASYDTWIWHTFFGVPGS; this is encoded by the coding sequence atgtcgcatgccaatctgatgaacagctacttcaaccccaactcggtgtacacaGAAGAGGATATCATGCGTCGCTTCCGGATGAGGCGTCATGTCTTTGAGCGTTTACTTCATGATGTCCAGCaagtcaatccatactttctACAAAAGCGGGGCAGAGCAGGCCGCCCTGATTTCTCACCTTATCAGAAGGTTACTGTTGCATTCCGAATGATAGCCTATGGCTCCCCAGCTGATTCGATGGATGAAACCCATGGTATGTCtaagtctacatgccttgatactcttCAACAATTCTGTGACATAATTCTTCAGGTTTACAAAGACGAGTACCTCcgcgagccaaatcaagaagatctgaatCGGCTCATTCGCAAAGCTGAAGACCGTGCATTTCCgggcatgatagggtcattagactgcatgcattgggattggaaAAATTATCCCACTGGATGGCAAGGAGGCTTTAGTGGAAAGTCGAGAAAGCCAACTGTTGTATTAGAGGCGGCTGCCTCatatgacacatggatttggcatactttctttggagtccctggatcctaa
- the LOC137737063 gene encoding early light-induced protein 1, chloroplastic-like, with protein MAASATMQSLLANSVVYGAGKSRSARVIHLVPANRYRHMVVRSTAENGQEEQPSSTIPEASKTPPPPPTPTPSPRPPKKVSTKFSDVFAFSGPAPERINGRLAMVGFVSALAVELSKGQDVFTQISDGGVSLFLATSILLSVASVIPLFKGVSVESKSNGIMTSDAELWNGRLAMLGLVALAFTEYVKGGTLV; from the exons ATGGCTGCATCAGCTACCATGCAATCACTTCTAGCTAACTCAGTGGTTTATGGAGCTGGAAAGAGCAGATCAGCGAGAGTCATCCACCTTGTTCCTGCTAATAGGTACCGCCACATGGTCGTACGCTCCACGGCCGAg AATGGTCAGGAGGAGCAACCGTCTTCTACAATACCAGAGGCATCCAAaaccccaccaccacctcctACACCTACTCCTTCTCCTCGTCCTCCCAAGAAGGTTAGCACTAAGTTTTCAGATGTGTTTGCATTCAGTGGGCCAGCTCCGGAGAGAATCAACGGCAGACTTGCAATGGTAGGGTTTGTTTCAGCTCTGGCAGTGGAACTGTCCAAGGGCCAGGATGTGTTTACTCAGATCTCCGATGGTGGAGTTTCATTGTTCCTTGCCACTAGTATCTTGCTCTCAGTCGCATCCGTGATTCCTCTTTTCAAAGGAGTCAGCGTGGAGTCGAAATCAAACGGGATCATGACGTCTGATGCCGAGCTCTGGAATGGAAGGTTGGCTATGTTAGGTTTGGTTGCTTTGGCCTTCACCGAGTATGTGAAGGGAGGGACTCTTGTTTGA
- the LOC137737064 gene encoding early light-induced protein 2, chloroplastic-like, whose product MAASATFMHSTFLANSLAYGAGKNKSVRMSHLVAPTVHSYPQIRICSMAKDSQKKQPSTVTEASKNSPPPPPTPSHSPGKVSTKFSDLFAFSGPVPERINGRLAMVGFVSALAVELSKGQDVFAQISNGGISLFLGTSILLSVASLIPLFKGVTVESKSDGIMTSDAELINGRLAMLGLVALAFTEYVTGGALV is encoded by the exons atgGCTGCATCAGCAACTTTCATGCATTCAACATTCCTAGCTAATTCCTTGGCTTATGGAGCGGGGAAGAATAAATCAGTTAGAATGAGCCACCTTGTTGCACCAACTGTGCACAGCTACCCTCAAATAAGGATATGCTCAATGGCCAAG GATAGCCAGAAGAAGCAACCATCTACAGTTACAGAGGCATCAaaaaattcaccaccaccacctcctacACCTTCTCATTCTCCCGGCAAG gttAGCACAAAGTTTTCAGACTTGTTTGCATTCAGTGGGCCAGTGCCGGAGAGAATCAACGGCAGACTTGCAATGGTTGGGTTCGTTTCAGCTCTGGCGGTGGAACTATCCAAGGGTCAGGATGTGTTTGCTCAGATATCCAACGGTGGAATCTCATTGTTCCTTGGAACTAGTATTTTGCTATCAGTGGCATCATTGATTCCTTTATTTAAAGGAGTCACCGTGGAGTCAAAATCAGATGGGATCATGACCTCAGATGCTGAGCTCATAAATGGACGGTTGGCCATGTTAGGTCTCGTAGCTTTGGCCTTCACTGAATATGTGACAGGCGGAGCCCTAGTTTAG